The following is a genomic window from Cryomorphaceae bacterium 1068.
ACTACGATTTTTTAAAGTCTATGGAGAATCTAAATTCACTGTACTTTGAAGGGATGTCTAAAATGGAGAAGTTACCTGACTTATCAGGATTGATAAACTTGAAAAGAATTCAGATAGACAACAATAGTCGATTAATAGACATAACTAACCTTAATCAACTTCAAAATCTGGAGACTTTTCTGTTGTTTTTCCCCGAGAACTTTAAGGCTGCTTATCGCAAGGACTTATTTAAACAAGCGATTGACTTTCTTCTAGAATCTGAGACTGTTAAATACACAAACCTATTCTTTTGGCTTGATGATGACATTAAAAAGCAGCTTGAAGAAAAAGGCATTAAAAAATGGGATTATGGAATGGATATTTAAAATAAAAACGTGCTACAACACGGTATATAGCAAATAGGGCGTGCAGTGGTTTAGGAAAGTTCAGAGCTATTAACAAACACCGCCAAATCGTTGATTTGGCTTTTAAAATGAAAAAGATAAAAACAAAATACAACGATTTGGCTCAGTACAAACTTGAAAGTTTATCGCTTTCTACTGCCCTACTTGCCATATACTAAACGTTGGCATTAATTAGATGAAAGGACTAGCAATCATATTTATTCTATCCATTTGCAATGGATGCTCAGATAGTCAGACTCTCGAGGGGTCATATTGCTCTTCGACTGACAGCTACACTCATTGCTATTCTTTCCGAGCAGATAAAACTTTTGATTTTTATTACCGCACACGATTGGGTGTAATGGACGGCTATGGTGAATATGAAGTATCTAAAGACACACTTCACCTGAATTTCATTGAGAAAAAACAGAAACTCAGAGGACGGAATAAGGTAAATTATAGCTCACCTCATTCGGCCGATTCTGTTGAACTAAAAATAAAAGTCATTGATGAACATCGAGAACCAGGTATGTTTGTCAATTATATTGTAAGAGCCTTACATAGTTCAGATTCTACAGAAATTCTTACTGGTGGCTCCACAGATTTTTTCGGCCATTCGACCATTAGGCTGCCAAGAAAAAAATTAAAAGGAAGTATTCAATTTATTTACGCCCAGACCGAAACAATCGAAGTTGAAATAGATCTTGCAAAAAGTGCTCAACTTGAAGTAATGACTCATCCAAAATTCTCTTTGAGCATTATCGATCAAACTTGGCAAATGAACATAGCCGAAATTAATGATTCTTCATTGTTTCTTGACACTCGGGCTGTATTAAAGAAGCAATCAAAACCACAAAAGTTCTTTCTGATTAGTGAATCTAACTACATATTGGAACGAAGTCGATTGCCCGCAGATAAATACTTTACTAAAGACACAGTTGAAATCGACCTTTTTACAAATATAATTGGGCCTAATCAGATTGAATTAAAATACGGGGAAAACTACCTTCTTTATCTAGATGAAAATGACTTGAAGTTTTTAATAGAGGCGTCTGGTAATGACAAGGAGAATGAGCAATTCCTAGACAACCTACTCAATCAGGAAAACAATTCCATTGCAACCATGAAATACGATTACTGGTTAGACGAATATCTCTCTACACTGTTTAGTCTAGGTAAGTTGAGAATTTATGACAAGCGCAAGGAAGGTTTTATATCACGAACATTCTCTACTGTGAAGGAATATGGCTCCATGATCGATAGAGAGTATACTTCTCCAAGTGGTGAATCATTATTTTACGAGAACTTGATGATTACTTACTCTATACCAATGTTAAGGGAGAATAAACCTGAAAAAGAATAAGAACTAATGCCAACAAAACCTAAGAAAACATAGCCTCCGGCATACGTTTCTTAGCTTAGGCGTTGGGTGTAATAAAGAACAGGACGAATGAAGATTAAATTTAAACCATCAAATACCGATTTTTTTAAAGAGCTAAATGAAAAAGTTCAAGGCTTGGTAACTTCTGAAGTTCTCTCTAAAAATCAAAGATTAATGAAGGTGAAATTCTTTTTCTACTTCACATTATACCTTTTCTTTTTCGGACTGTTATTTCTTGACGGGATATCGAATAATTTTCTTTTACTGATTATTACTTATTCTATGTTTGGATTATCAGGCATTTTATTGGCTTTTAACTCTTCGCACGATGCGGTACACAATACATTATTCAAGAGTAAAAATCAGAATAAAGTAGCTCATTATTTAATTTTCAATCTTCAAGGCGTAAATGCTACCCTGTGGAAAACAAGACATCTCTCTTCACATCACATCTTTCCAAATGTAGATGGTTGTGATGCAGATATTGACAACAATCCTTTCATAAGACTTTCAAAAACTCATGACCGAAAATGGAATCATAGGTTTCAACATCTCTATGCGCCTTTTGTCTACTGCGCTTATACATTACACTGGATTTTAGTGAAAGACTTTATCTACTTGTCAAAAAAAGAGGTAGCTAATATGAAAAACCTATCATACTCTTGGCTCTTCATATTGGAAGTTATCGTTCTTAAAGCTCTCTACTTCTCGTTTATACTTTTAATTCCGTGCTACTTTTCTGATTTATCCTTCGCTAATTGGATTATTGCGTTTTTAATTATGCACTCATTTATATCGCTATTTTTCGTTTTAACTCTGATCATTTCTCATCTTACTACCGAGACTAGTTTTCCAACGCCCGATCTTAATGGTGTATTACCGACTTGTTATCACGAACATCAGTTATCTGTTTCTTTAGATTACCATCCTACAAGTAGATTAGCTAACTGGATTTTTGGTGGCTTCAATTCACACGCTGCACATCATTTATTTCCTAAGCTACCACATACGATGTACACTTTTATAACTCCGGTTATTCAAGAAACCGCAATTAAATTCTCTTTGCCTTACAATCAATTGACAATTATGAAAGCAGTAAAGTCTCACTTTGAATATTTAAAAGACCTAGGAAAACAATAAATACTACACCCAACATCACCTATACGCAATGCCCTGCGGGACACTGCGCATAGCCAAACCGTTGTGTGTAACTAAATAATGGGAAAGAGAAGAGATCTAAACGGGTTGCCCAACTCCCTCGAACAACGTTATTTTTCGACCCTATTTTGGTGGGACAAGGCCTACATGGCCGACTGGATTTGGAATGCTGCTATACAGAAAGGTGTAACCGATATTGAAATTGATATTTTACAAGGCAACGTTGACCCAAAAGAATTAGAAATAAAGCCAATTGTTGCTCAATTTTCGAAGCTTCGCGAAACCATTACGAGGACTTTGGACAGCAACAACTTCCCGACAGACTTCATCGTTGATGCAAAGTTCAAAATCTACATATCACAGAAGCATAAAACTTTGCGATTGCTGTCATGCCAAGCGTCAGTGACAGACAGAGAAGGAAACTTATATGAAGGCAAAATTTATACGGAGAAAGCCTATGGGACACCATTCAAAGTTTTTCCTGTTTCGCTTATTGACAGAATTAAAGGACTCATCAAAAAATGAAAAATGCAGCTTTCAAAAACGTATGACTAATGACGGATAAATTGACTTTTGAAAATTGGTGGGCTGATTTCAGCCATAAATTCCGCAATGATAAAGACGGTGGTCTCGACATGCTCGACCGTCTCAAATCGGAAGTTTGGTCATTTAACGCGTACAAACAAGAAGCCTTCATTGATGAGTTGCTGAAAAGAAAAAACCTTTTATTCTTCGCTTGTGAACTCATTCCCTTATTTGGGAACCAGAGGCAAATAGCGGAGATTAAAATGAGAGCAAAAAATCTTATCGAACGTGGACGATTCGAAGAGATTTTACCAGAATATTTGAAAGTCATTATCAAAAACTTCGAACCAGCCGACATTCAATTGTTAACCACGTATTACTTAAACTATCAAGAGACTCTTCAATTCAGAATTCCTTCGGAATTATTTGAAATTGACCAGAAGCTGTTTTTAATGGCTTTCGACAGGT
Proteins encoded in this region:
- a CDS encoding acyl-CoA desaturase, which encodes MKIKFKPSNTDFFKELNEKVQGLVTSEVLSKNQRLMKVKFFFYFTLYLFFFGLLFLDGISNNFLLLIITYSMFGLSGILLAFNSSHDAVHNTLFKSKNQNKVAHYLIFNLQGVNATLWKTRHLSSHHIFPNVDGCDADIDNNPFIRLSKTHDRKWNHRFQHLYAPFVYCAYTLHWILVKDFIYLSKKEVANMKNLSYSWLFILEVIVLKALYFSFILLIPCYFSDLSFANWIIAFLIMHSFISLFFVLTLIISHLTTETSFPTPDLNGVLPTCYHEHQLSVSLDYHPTSRLANWIFGGFNSHAAHHLFPKLPHTMYTFITPVIQETAIKFSLPYNQLTIMKAVKSHFEYLKDLGKQ